A window of Daucus carota subsp. sativus chromosome 2, DH1 v3.0, whole genome shotgun sequence genomic DNA:
atgacAGTCTGCCAGTAAATGGCAATCACAGATGACAGACCTCATTCTAAACTTAGAATGTTAGTGTTTGCCTACTCTAATCAATAATGAATGTGGTATGAGTGcaatttaattttatgaaaaaacaGAACTGAAGCACCCCAGAACCTGAAGATATAGATGGTTTAGGTATGAATTATAATAGTCAAGTGAACTTTCAGTGGTTATACTTTATTAACACACAAAAAGCATGGTGTATatgtattataaataaataaataataacaagTAATTGTTGGACATATGTCGCACATTAATACTATCTGACTGACTAATATAGGTAAAATATCTGTTGGTAGATATATGGGCAATATAAGCAGGTCAAGGATAGCAACTCTTATCTCTCCAATCTGTACTACGATTATTCATCAAATTGCTTACTCAAACAGAAAGGAAAAAACAGTTCACATTCGATTACTGAAATTTGATTATAGTAATACTTTTTCAGTGAGATTTATCTATAAGCTAGACCAAACATCTAACATAACAGAAAGCAAACTTCGACAGCACATAATAATTCATATGTTATATGTTATCTAATAAAAATACAAGAGCATATCAACAAATTACTCCCTATAATAAAAATGACATAAATTAGTAACCAGTAACAACAAAAATGTAGCACTTACATAGGAAACACAATTTCCACTCCAATCCCCGCAATAATTCTTCGAATCCTGATTGTGGTGTGAATACCAGCATTTTGCTTCGAGATCACAATTCCTTTATAAATAGACAGCCTTCTCCTATTTTCCGGAACTTCCTGTAAACCAAATACAAGCTCACAAACTTCACACACCCAATAATACAAGGACCAGACGAGAGTGACCTCAAATCAAAAGGGTAAAAAACACATTACCAATTTGATTTCCACAATATCCCCGCTTCTTAGGTCAGGAATAGGCCTCACACTCACTGACGCATCAATAGCTTGCTTGTTCAAAATCTAATCAATCAAACAACTAATAAATTACCATTATCCATAATGCATTAACAACGGCATCATAAGCACTTGACTAAtcaatttcaaaatcaaattctaCTAATATTCAATATTAGGCATACTTGATAGTGATAGTGAATTGAATATCGTAAAAATGAAACAATTAAGGCAACAGAGTGAGGTAAAATACCCCCATTATATCACCAAGCTTCACAATAGGCTTCCTTTTCTCGATTTCAGGCTCGGGTTCAACAACAGCCTCCTCCTCCTCACCATCCTCATTCTCCGCAACCGCCACACTTTCAGTACCTTCTGATTCAGCTCTAACTAACAAAGACCGGTTCCGCAACTTGGGAGAGCTAAACAAAACACCAGAACTCGAAAACGAAGCGCGAAACGAGACAGAAGAAGTACAAAACCCTAGTTTTTGGGGGAGACATTGTGTAGGGTTTCTTGAAATCAAACATAAAGCCTGCAATTCACAATCCAATAATAACAAGAAaaaactttaattttatatattctgtACTGAATTGAACATGTAATTACGGAATTAAACGTGAATTAGATGTGTGTAAGAGAATGAAGGGTAAGAACCTGGGGAAGAAGAGTCGATCCCATCTGGAGAGAAATGGAGGGTGGTGATGCGGATTGAATTGATTTTGGAACCCAGAAGGAAAAGCCTTATCCTTTTTGTCCCATAAAAGGAATTAAActattttatgatttatttgttgTATCGATATTTTGTTAccgttagagcatctccaacggcgttggctataatcgttggctaaattggacctgtaagacattatgtaaaatttgatgaacctgtaagacattttgcttcaatggtactgtcTATagtggttggctataatttaaaaatagtatgttattaatattttaaattgttaaaatagaatatatcagttcaatatggtgataaatgatgtacaatcttcctacagattttcttacagacatgtagaggttcgacaaatttagccatccataagaggttggctaaatttatagacaacaggtgagcatggttggagttgagtttttggagctgttggctaaatttttttattttaggtatgccaactcaacttttagccaagggttttagatggttggagatgctcttacgaTATCAAAACTGGATCGATGTTATTGATTCGATTATATTTTATGGGGTAGGATATATGTTATTTAGTGGTTAAATCATGATCACAGGAATTGGATATTGAATTATTAGGTTAACTAATTTaggaattaataaaaatttatgagagatatattttgataaattaaaattttttagttaaatcgGAATGCAATCAATGAATTAATCAGAtatttctcaaaaataaaaagtaattttttttctgtaaatggataaattattttaattaagtaACAAATATGACTCACACGCTTAATATTTATTGctaatgataatatataaatatttaattttaaatattataacaaaaacaAGTCTTCACGAAGGAACTCTTAAAAACTTCTTCTTTAGGAATACTGATTATGAAAAACATGAATATTTACACAAATTTTGCTTTGCTAATATTTTTCAGTCTGTGTCTTATTCACAGCCCCTTGTCACTCCGAGAGCAGTCAGTTGAAGATGATGTTCTACTATTCGAGCAGCTACCTTGTAGTTTGCTTGGTGAAATTTTCAGATCTTCCACCATAATCTCCCTAAGTTTCGTATTTTCCTCTAGCAGTTCCTCGATGACTTGTTGATGCTTCAGGACCTATAGATAAATATCATAAGAATGACCCTCAGATAAAATGTTACAAAGCATTATAGCCTTGTAAACACATCTCTATACTCTCTGGAACAATAATTCGATGGTTCGATGAATTTACCATATTAAGCAGCTTCTCTGACTCCAAGCGCTCAGCCTAACAAAAACAATCCAATAACTAATTATTTACAATGCCGATAGGATAAAGGAGTTAACATAAGCCTTTTGCATCAAGATAAACATACATTTTGCTGTGGTTTGTCATTTGGCACTTTGTTTTCTTCACCGCTGAAAGCTGGATTGTTTCGGAAACTATCAATAACCTTCTGTGCACGGCTGCCATATGGTCCCTCTAATGGAAGGCCCTTTAAAGCTGAAGTTTTTGAAGGAACTGTCTGTGATTTCCCATTTTGTGACAAGCTTAGCTGAGATATGCTTTCAGGTACACTCTTTGTCATTTCTGTGATAGTTCCGATTGAAAATTTATCTTTTGgatcatttaaaatattgatgCCACTTTTTAGTGATGCTGGGAGGATGCTGTGAACACCTGATATTTTTTGTGCTATGGCAAACTTCATCATCAATTCCTGCCAGAGAAACGGTGACACGTTTTCAGATTGATGATCATCAGTATGTAACGCACTGACTGGCATAGGTTGTCACTAAAGAAAGTTAACATACTGAGAAACAGGATTGAATTTTATGCACAACCCCGGGCTTTGCAGAACTGCCTGCAAACATATCCATCcacatttttcttaaattaattACAAGGATCAGATAATATGCCATATTTACAAGTCATCTAAGAAAATATGGTGTACTGCAATTCATTATCAACACACACACCTCGGGCTCCTGAATTGTTGCGAAAATTTGATCCAAAGTCATGACCAAAAGGTCCAAAACTCAAGTCAGGTCTCTTACCTGCTTCAAAGTTACTTTCTCCGAATTTTCTTATCTGAAGAAATGgtattaaaatgataaaatgcAGTTAGTTAagagtacatatatatatcatatgacATAAATTATATAGCAATTATATCATTTATGCGACATTGACATACAGATTGAACTAAAGGATCCGTTACTCCTTTAGCAGCAACTATAACTTGGGTGACGGCTGGTACTTCCCCTGAGAAAACACATCTCATAACTAATTAGGAACACAGTACGCATAATTACATAGCACAAGTAGTAATAAGTAATAACTGGCAAATAAAGACTAAAGAGGTGACAGGAAACAAATTATACATGGATTGTTGGTAATTTTATCCCCAGGTTCTCCTCCATTATTCATCTTTCCGACGTTGAATAAACAAGAAATGACTAACTGATACAGAAATGCGGAGAAGTATGGTAAACTAGATTTAAAGAGCAAAAAAGTGACAGGTCTGATACCATTACCACTGCAAGCGCCAATGTGAAAAATTCTTGACTTGCTTTTGTAGTGAAGGCATTGTATATTCGATCCTCTTATCTGATTCATTCTACTATCATCCTTCCCTTGTATATTTTGTTTGCAAGTACTCAATAAAAATACTGCCAGAATAAATATCCAATATCGCTCattgtaaatttgtaatcacTGTTACCCTAATTTCGTCCACTGTGTTAATTGTCATGCCCAATTCTTTAGATCACGAACACAAAACAACTTACCAGAGGAGATTGCGACGTTCTAGTTCCTGCAGGTGATTCATATGCCATTTTGCAGGCACAGAAATTCAAAAACTAGTATCCACCAAGTTAAATTATACAATGGCCATGTTGTTCACTTATCTTTTGTTACTCTTCATATGCTTCAGGTCCTTGAGTTTGTATTGAAATTGAACTGATATCTTTTCTTCACATGTCAAGAATCAAACTGCTGGTTCTTGTTCTGTACTCCATCAGATTAGAAtacaaaaatgtatattaaaaataaggaaTTATGTCTTCCTTTGCAAGTAACTTAGTTTGGAGCATGTGTGGCCGTGTGGGGCCATGGCCGACTTGCCATGAGAACGTAGCCGACGGCTTCTTGAAGTAATAACACGGcgtgtttaattatatattaacaatttcttcttttttttataaacaaaggtgttaatctaataatagaaAGCCATAAaacatctacaccaatgatcgagtcgaacaaactggaaattgcaatcgcctgttctcatgaagagacagttaaacgatattttgaagatgaaatatatacaaatacaaatacccgtttcatgcatcctcgttgaatcaccggtaccctcttcatcatgccctaATAGAGttatcgtttgagctatcgaccagaactgcgattccatgcaaactttcatcatcaaatcaaaACACCCGCTTACAATGAAGAAGCGAAAACAAAACTCTCacgagggagagaaaacaaTCTTAGATCTGGAGcggaaccacaaaaacaagagaaatcagactgaaaatccacccgaTTGATACAGAGAGGAAAGACAGCGAAAGCtacgatggttttagatctaagaatctTCCTGAATATAGATTTGGAacagaaccacaaaaacaagagaaatcggactgaaaACCCACCCACTTGGAAGAGTAACAGCGAAATCTCTGATGGTTCTTCGATCTAATTTTTCagagaagaagtattattcGAAAACTATAAGAAAAACAAAGTAATTAACTGATTTGGGGTTtttcaccggtgaaaaccgatggaagccccgtgCGGCTACGACAAGAGAGAGGCTAGACTCTAGAGAGAATTAGGGTTAAGGGAGGGGTGTATATTAacaatttcttaaaatatatattagtaaaaatattatacagaCGGCCATTTTACTAAGATTTGAACGTGTGCATATTAGCAATTATGCAGACGGTTTTtgaactaataatttaaaatatttgtttcataattaacgagtttgattaaaaagaattaaaaatatataaaatatattttttaatcatttccTTAAGTCATAAATCTATCTTTATGGACCTGCAGCATGTTCCGATTTGGCTTTTGTACCAGCCcaagtaaaagtttaaaatcaatttgacTGAATAGCACGAATAATAACAATCTCCTCTCTCTTGTTGTAGCCGCCTGGggtccatcggttttcaccgatggaaagccccgaatcagttaactactttgttttatttttagtttttgaataatacttctTCTCGGGAAACTTAGATCCAgagccatcggagatttcgttgtctctcttccaagcgggtgAGTTGCAGTccgatttttcttgtttttgtggttctgctCCAAATCTATTCTCGAGGGATTCTTAGATCTAAATCATCGGAGATTTAACTGTCTTTCTCCTTTATTTCAAGTGGGTGGACTTTCAGTCGGATtcctcttgtttttgtggttccatctaaggttgttttcactccctggtgagagttttgtttttcgcttcttaattgtaagcgggatttgatttggtgatgaaagtttgtatggaatcgcagttctagtcgatagctcaaacgatagctctatcggggcatgatgaagagggtaccagtaattcaacgagaatgcatgaagcgagtacttgtatttgtacatacattttcttcaatatcgtttaactgtctctttgTGAGAACAGGCGATTGCAAATTACTCCctcaatttcttttttcttttcttgtttgtgatgtcggtactgttcataacatgagacaaattactaatttacatcttatatataaaactaaatatagttgtggcaaaaaaaaaaaaaaatagttatgagtgatcttgttagattcgtgtTCACAAGTACTGTAATACAGTgaagttttaatatttaatgctactacgaaatgaaagatattaacgatcaaaagtgtgtattggcaaacgtgaaaagtacaaacatgaaaagtatttagagaccgAGGGAgtactgtttgttcgactcgatcaatggtgtagatgccgtatggccttttattattagattaacacatttgttttaaaaaaaaaacgagtttgattaaaaagaattaaaaaaatataaaatatattttttaatcatttccTTAAGTCATAAATCTATCTTTTTGGACCTGCAGCATGTTCCGATTTGGCTTTTGTACCAGCCCAAGTAAAAGTTTTGAAATTCCAGGTACGCTGATAATCTGGTCAGATTTGGTTTGCTATTCATAACTCACATGTTTTTCTGACAGAAATATCCTTCTACGTCATTTGAAGTACTTTCCAGAAGAGTCAATTatccttaaaaatttatattgaaattttCGTATACAGATACATTTATCCTTGTATCATTTTAAATCTAAAATGAAACCCTCTAGTCCTCTActtgataaatataaattcaaatacatcgaaaactttacatatcataTTTAAAAGACAGCTAATTCTAACAATTATCTGTGACCAATtttccataatttttttatcatcacAAGATACagaatagaaaaatatataagaagtgctaaattatataatcaacttctattaatgtaaaattttaaattttaattattattattttttcaattttaaatttcaattattttaaaaaaactagaactatactttattttttgtGAGTGTTAATCCGGAGTGAACGCACTAAATATAAAGATTTTCAAGCAAACAGTGATCGTAAAGTTAAGATGGAAAGGGTAGTATCGTAAGTACAGAAACAACGGTGATAAACACGTGGCCAGCAAATTACTAATCAGCTAAGTCATCTCTTTATATTTATAGTACTTGTTCCGAACTAATTGGCCCTCTCTCTAATAACATCTGTGTCTTCTACCTctgcatctctctctctctcgtttcTATCTCTCTCTGTATCACATCACCGACGATTACTCTCACCGAATTCCGGTTAAACTCTCGCCGTCGATACATATCCGACTATCCGCGGCGCTTCCTACGGTCAATTGATCTGTTTGATCATGAATCCAGAATAGTATGCTCCTATAATCCTTGTTTATCATAACTCAATTATGTGTATGCGAAATTGTGATGTAATTTGTTTGGATCTGTTATCTTTTCCGTAAAATTCGAATTGGAGGTGCTTGATAAGTTAATATTTCTCGTTTGATCGGCTTAATTGATTTAATACAATTTAATTTGTACCCTAAGTTTTACTTAACAATGATATAGATCTGTTATTTGTTGTTTTCTCTGTCTTCTATTACATCTTTCTGATGGTGATTTATTGACCGTTATTTTTGTTTGAGTGTGTGTTTCTGGTTGCGGTTATTATTCTATTCATTACTTTTCGATAAGTTGATATTATGTTGCTGGAATATAAAAATTTTCGCTTAAGCAGCTGAAGTTTGATCTGACTTTAGAGTACAGGAATCTTTTGAATGCTCCAAAGTGAAAacaaaatttgttgaaaatgttttaaaaagaaaaaaaattctaaaagttAGCTTTCTGATTTGAATTCTCTGTCACAAAGTTAGTTGAGGTGATTAAAGTCTCTGCAAGGACTGCAGAACGCTTTTAAGTTTGTccacttttaaattataaaaggtaaaatagaaaataaaaacatatgaCTTTCAGTTTTGATTATGTTACGAGGATAAGTATGAAGTAGCAAGTAATTGAGGATTCATTAATGGCCGGTTTTGGTTAAAGTGAAGTGCTCTAATTGGTTGCTCtgtcttatttttatatataaatgtgaTAAAACAAATTATCAAATTGGAAAAAGTATTATTCTAAGTTGTGATTATCACGTATGTGTAGTTTAGTTTCCATCCAATCGACATTGAGTTCAAGAATGATGCTACATGTCGTAGTGCACTTAATCAGGCATTTACACATTTGTAACATGTTTGGTTCACAGTTTTGCACAATTTAGCACTTAGtatgaaataaataaaagtatcaatGTTGCTACATAAGTGCCTTCTTTAAAAATAGGGTTAACTTAACAGCCTCTAGAACGGATTCTATGTTGGGCATAATTATTGCCTATCGAGTTAACATCTGAAATCATATTATGTGTTTGAATGTGAGTGAGAAAATGTGACAAGTGATGACATCATTAGGTAACAGAAGAGGGCAAATGTCATACAATTTCCCTTCCGAGAttaaagtttatatattttctagatattgtttaagtttttatatttttatggagTATAATATTTGtgtagaatataatataatcacgGGTAGTGATGTCTTCATTTATATGCTCCTTTGCAGTGACTACCTGTTTAAGCTTTTGCTAATTGGAGATTCAGGTGTGGGAAAGTCATGTCTCCTCTTGAGGTTTGCTGTAAGTATAATCCCCCAGTTTCTTTTCTAGCAATAGAAAATTCAGTAACTACTTATTTCATGGACAAAGTTGACATAATATGCCCCTGTTTTGATATTATCTTTTCTCAGGATGACTCATATCTGGATAGTTACATTAGCACCATCGGCGTAGACTTTGTAAGTGGCTTTTGTCTTTTGTGGAGatatttatttctattatttggtagatattatttatttattattactaACCTATCTATTTATCTTATGTAGAAAATTCGAACAGTGGAGCAGGATAGCAAAACTATCAAGCTTCAGATTGTGAGTTAATTGTTgtctttatatatttgtttatatcaaGGTTCTTTATTCATTTTGTCTGAAATATTACGTAATGACATCTATAATATCTTagttttcatatcaattatcaaGTACAATGTTACTGCTAAGTTATATctttagattatttaattagaaCAGAAAGAGTACATCTTCATTGAAAAATTTTTATCCCCTCTTCCTTTGGAAATTCTGTGTTGCctgtaatatatgtatatggtCTCTGCTCATAGTTCTAATTCTTTTTACGAAAAATTTAATGCTCATGCAGTGGGATACTGCTGGACAAGAACGTTTTAGGACAATTACTAGCAGCTACTATCGTGGAGCACATGGAATCATTGTAAATAATTTCTTCTTTGCTTTAATAGCATCATTCTTATCCCGAATGCAAGTAAAAATACTGTCATGGCCCATGTTCTAATTGCAAATTTGTTTTCCCTGGCAGGTAGTGTATGATGTGACAGATCAAGAAAGCTTTAACAATGTCAAGCAATGGTTGAATGAAATTGATCGTTATGCCAGTGAGAGTGTAAACAAGCTTTTAGTGGGAAATAAGTGCGATCTTACATCACAGAAGGTTGTCTCCACTGAAACAGCTCAGGTACGATTATAGTCTGCCTTTTCAGAAttcatttgaaactgaaaaaagaaaattctgcATGCACTCTTGCTCTAGCATGTAAACCCTGAATCTTTATGGGAGGTTCAAGTCCCAGCGAAGACACATTGGTTGCACTTACAAGTCTGTTGTAAACTTGTACCAATTAGCACATCTGCTCTTGTTTTGTTCTTCTTTAACACTGTGCAGGGTCATCTCATTAATTTGTTTGAGCTGCATTTGTTCTTTAGGCATTTGCAGATGAAATTGGGATTCCTTTCATGGAAACTAGTGCCAAAAGTGCTACCAACGTTGAACAGGCTTTCATGGCCATGACTGCTGATATTAAAAGCAGGTAAGCTAATTAAATTGAAACACTACAGTTTTGGCACAATTAGCAGTTATGTTTACTAATTCTATGGTTGCTATTGATGTTGACCCCTACAATTGTGCTGCAGGATGGCTAGTCAACCAGCAAGCAGTGCTAAGCCTCCTACTGTACAGATACGAGGACAACCTGTCAACCAAAAGGCCGGATGTTGTTCATCTTGAATGAGAAAATGGGCTGAGCCTAACTACCCCTCGTGTGGTTCTACTGGATGTAAAATTGGATATTGAATCTTCAACTCCAAGAAGACTGGACAGCACCATTTGCTTTCTTTATATATTGCTTCACCTCTTTATTTAGAACCTCAATTCTTTATATGCACATCTCATCCTGCAAAGATAAGTAGAACAAATTAGAATACTGTTTTTATTGTGATCCCTATATTTCCATATACCAGTTTCCATTTCCATTTATTAATGGTGAGAATAGTCCCAATCAAGGAGAATCTTGAATTATATAAACCTATCCACCTTCAAAcacctttttaatgattttaatatCGAAGGAGAATGCTCTACACAGCGAAAGACACTTACTTTTACGCATCTACGAAGAGATACATCATTGCTTGCCTCCGTCACGAGGTAGGGGAACCTTCTTGTTGGGATAAAAATTTGACATCCAACAGCTacagaagataaagaaagatGTAAATCCTTCCACCaaatatagtgggtgtttggccccTTTTTTAAGCCGGGCTtctcgacttataagttataagcacttatttcgtaccgtttgtgtaagaagtcaagaagcacttaaaaaaagttagtaATGCTAGCTTTTATTTCAgagcttctacttatttctcaaacactttaatcacttataagtattatcttgcttctaacttccactccacttatttattttaagcaataaacacttattttaagctcacccaaactctaagcacttattttaagcacTTATTCATAGGGGTGAGCATAAAAATCCGAAATCCGGATTATCCGATTTTCCGGTCCGGTATCCGATTAAAAAAATCCGGAAAtacggatatccgatccgaataatccggaccggatatccgatccgatttTTTTTCTATGAATTCGGATACGGATCCGGAtcacttatatataaaaaaccggatatccggatccgatccggttttattattttcgataaaatatgtttttataaataataaataatatattaataattcttaATTTTGTAAAAGGATCCTGATCTTGTAAATTTCATGTCTTTTAAGCATTCATCAAGAGTATGTGATTTGTTTCGAAGCAGCCAGTATAATATAACACATCAGTACACGTATTTTAGCTAATTAATACCGAACTCCAATCCTTGCTTGTTTTCTGTTTCAGTCTCATTGCCAAAAAAATATGGAATacacattttatatatatatttttgtcataAGACTTACACACTTTATATTATTAAGTCCGTTACATGTGTTTTATAATTTCGCGTGGACTTTCATATTCAGTCATCAGGTACACATTTAATGTTCATGTTCTACtagcttattattattattattattattattattattattattattattattattattattattattattattattattattattattattattattattattatatccgGGCTTTAGCATGATGTATTCACTTAGACCAGAAAATAGTTATTGTATTTTGTTATCATTGCATAATATTGTATCACTTATCAAATATTGAGATGAATCTATTTACCATTTCGTTAAAAGTATCATATAACAGGttataaaagtatttttaatattagttaCAAAAAAATGGGTATCAATTGGATCCGGATAATCCGTTTTCCGATCCGGTTCAAGAGTATATCCGAATATCCGGATATCCGGTTAAACCGGAACCGAAACCGGAACCGGAATAGATTTCTAGTGATCTGaaaaaccggatatccggtttataatttataaccggaccggatatcc
This region includes:
- the LOC108206037 gene encoding large ribosomal subunit protein bL19cz-like; protein product: MGSTLLPQALCLISRNPTQCLPQKLGFCTSSVSFRASFSSSGVLFSSPKLRNRSLLVRAESEGTESVAVAENEDGEEEEAVVEPEPEIEKRKPIVKLGDIMGILNKQAIDASVSVRPIPDLRSGDIVEIKLEVPENRRRLSIYKGIVISKQNAGIHTTIRIRRIIAGIGVEIVFPIYSPNVKEIKVVKHRKVRRARLYYLRDKLPRLSTFK
- the LOC108208284 gene encoding uncharacterized protein LOC108208284 isoform X1: MNQIRGSNIQCLHYKSKSRIFHIGACSGNGEVPAVTQVIVAAKGVTDPLVQSIRKFGESNFEAGKRPDLSFGPFGHDFGSNFRNNSGARGSSAKPGVVHKIQSCFSELMMKFAIAQKISGVHSILPASLKSGINILNDPKDKFSIGTITEMTKSVPESISQLSLSQNGKSQTVPSKTSALKGLPLEGPYGSRAQKVIDSFRNNPAFSGEENKVPNDKPQQNAERLESEKLLNMVLKHQQVIEELLEENTKLREIMVEDLKISPSKLQGSCSNSRTSSSTDCSRSDKGL
- the LOC108208284 gene encoding uncharacterized protein LOC108208284 isoform X2 encodes the protein MNNGGEPGDKITNNPWEVPAVTQVIVAAKGVTDPLVQSIRKFGESNFEAGKRPDLSFGPFGHDFGSNFRNNSGARGSSAKPGVVHKIQSCFSELMMKFAIAQKISGVHSILPASLKSGINILNDPKDKFSIGTITEMTKSVPESISQLSLSQNGKSQTVPSKTSALKGLPLEGPYGSRAQKVIDSFRNNPAFSGEENKVPNDKPQQNAERLESEKLLNMVLKHQQVIEELLEENTKLREIMVEDLKISPSKLQGSCSNSRTSSSTDCSRSDKGL
- the LOC108205770 gene encoding ras-related protein RABD2c; protein product: MNPEYDYLFKLLLIGDSGVGKSCLLLRFADDSYLDSYISTIGVDFKIRTVEQDSKTIKLQIWDTAGQERFRTITSSYYRGAHGIIVVYDVTDQESFNNVKQWLNEIDRYASESVNKLLVGNKCDLTSQKVVSTETAQAFADEIGIPFMETSAKSATNVEQAFMAMTADIKSRMASQPASSAKPPTVQIRGQPVNQKAGCCSS